The Populus trichocarpa isolate Nisqually-1 chromosome 11, P.trichocarpa_v4.1, whole genome shotgun sequence genome has a segment encoding these proteins:
- the LOC7485597 gene encoding external alternative NAD(P)H-ubiquinone oxidoreductase B2, mitochondrial, which translates to MNSLSLFKRASRCFDDYPSLAKLVVICTISGGCYVAYADANGTGSAPPVLEEIKKKKVVVLGTGWAGTSFLKKLNNPSYDVQVISPRNYFAFTPLLPSVTCGTVEARSIVEPIRSIVRKKSIDIRYWEAECFKIEAENKKVHCRPNSESSKNGKEEFVVDYDYLIIAMGARPNTFNTPGVVENCNFLKEVEDAQQIRQSVINSFEKASLPTFSDEERKRILHFVVVGGGPTGVEFAAELHDFVNEDLVKLYPAAKDFVKITLLEASDHILNMFDKRITGFAEEKFQRDGIDVKLGSMVVKVSDKEISTKVRGNDGEITTIPYGMVVWSTGNGTHPVIKDFMQQIGQSNRRALATDEWLRVEGCSTIYALGDCATVNQRKVMEDIAAIFKKADKDNSGTLTVKEFREVIKDICERYPQVELYLKNKKMRDLVDLLKMAKGDVAKEAIELNIEEFKKALSEVDSQMKNLPATAQVAAQQGTYLANCFNRMEEAEKNPEGPIRFREEGRHRFHPFRYKHLGQFAPLGGEQTAAQLPGDWVSIGQSSQWLWYSVYASKLVSWRTRVLVISDWTRRFVFGRDSSGI; encoded by the exons ATGAACAGTTTGAGTTTGTTTAAGAGAGCTTCTAGATGTTTCGATGACTATCCTTCTCTCGCTAAACTCGTTGTCATTTGCACCATCAG TGGTGGATGCTATGTAGCTTACGCAGATGCAAATGGAACAGGTAGTGCACCGCCAGTTTTGGAGGAGATCAAGAAAAAGAAGGTGGTGGTGCTTGGAACTGGTTGGGCAGGAACCAGTTTCTTGAAGAAACTTAACAATCCCTCATATGATGTTCAGGTGATATCGCCTCGCAACTACTTTGCATTCACTCCTTTGTTACCAAGTGTTACATGTGGTACGGTGGAGGCTCGCAGCATTGTCGAACCAATTCGTAGCATTGTCAGGAAG AAAAGTATTGACATTAGGTACTGGGAAGCTGAATGTTTCAAGATTGAAGCAGAAAATAAGAAAGTTCATTGTCGACCTAATTCAGAATCCAGTAAGAATGGAAAAGAAGAATTTGTTGTGGATTATGACTATCTTATTATAGCCATGGGAGCTCGTCCGAACACATTCAACACACCTGGTGTAGTTGAGAACTGCAATTTCCTAAAG GAAGTTGAAGATGCTCAGCAGATCCGTCAATCTGTTATCAACTCATTTGAGAAGGCAAGCTTGCCGACTTTTAGTGATGAAGAAAGGAAGAGAATACTTCATTTTGTAGTTGTTGGTGGTGGACCAACAGGAGTGGAGTTTGCTGCAGAGCTTCATGATTTTGTCAATGAGGATTTAGTCAAACTGTATCCAGCAGCCAaagattttgtaaaaataacacTACTTGAAGCATCAGATCATATTTTGAACAT GTTTGACAAAAGAATCACAGGTTTTGCGGAAGAGAAGTTCCAAAGAGATGGCATTGATGTGAAGTTAGGGTCGATGGTTGTGAAAGTATCTGATAAAGAAATCTCTACTAAAGTAAGAGGGAATGATGGTGAAATTACTACTATACCATATGGAATGGTCGTCTGGTCAACTGGAAATGGAACTCATCCTGTCATAAAGGATTTTATGCAGCAAATTGGTCAG AGTAATAGGCGTGCTTTAGCAACTGACGAATGGTTGCGAGTTGAGGGATGTAGTACTATATATGCACTTGGTGATTGTGCAACAGTTAACCAGCGCAAAGTCATG GAAGATATTGCAGCAATATTTAAGAAGGCAGACAAGGACAATTCTGGAACTCTCACAGTAAAAGAATTTCGAGAAGTCATTAAAGACATTTGTGAAAGATATCCTCAGGTGGAGCTATAtttgaagaacaagaagatgcgTGACCTTGTTGATCTCTTGAAGATGGCTAAAGGGGATGTTGCAAAAGAAGCAATTGAACTGAATATTGAAGAATTTAAGAAAGCCCTTTCAGAAGTTGATTCCCAGATGAAGAATCTTCCAGCAACAGCTCAG GTTGCGGCTCAGCAAGGCACTTATCTTGCTAATTGCTTCAACCGTATGGAAGAGGCTGAAAAAAACCCTGAAGGTCCTATCAGGTTCAGGGAAGAAGGGCGCCATCGCTTCCATCCCTTTAG ATACAAGCATTTAGGGCAATTTGCTCCATTGGGAGGAGAACAAACAGCAGCACAGCTTCCTGGTGATTGGGTTTCAATCGGTCAAAGCTCTCAATGGCTTTGGTATTCTGTTTATGCAAG CAAGCTAGTCAGTTGGCGCACCAGGGTGTTGGTGATTTCAGATTGGACAAGGCGTTTCGTCTTTGGAAGGGATTCCAGTGGCATTTGA